DNA from Castor canadensis chromosome 3, mCasCan1.hap1v2, whole genome shotgun sequence:
agtCCATTTCAACTCTTAGACACTAAATTTccacctgactttttttttttttttttgtcagtactggggcttacactcagggccttcaccttgagctacaaCACCAGCActttttggtgatggattttttgagatagggtcgggtgaactatttgcccagagttggttttgaactctgatccttctgatctctgtcttctgagtcgctaggattatagataggaGCCATTGGCACCCGGCCATCTGACTTAATTGCATGCATTTCCCTTCTCtactttgttattgttttttagtttttggatgttcaggggtttaaactcagggccttgtgcttgctaggtggctactgtaccactttagccacaactTGAGCCCTTAAATCCAAATTTTAGAAGGTAAATCTCTCACTGTTTTTAGTAGAAATATTACTCATCTGATTGATTGCTTGAGGCTGAttatcaggagaattgtggtgcTAAACCAGCTTGCAGTGAAACCCTATTGCAGGGGAAAATACCTGGGTGCAGTggatgtacctgtcatcccagcaccaACTGGAAGCTTAATATACGAGGACCACGGTCTAGGATGGCTTGGGCAAAAATAAGACCatgtctccaaaacaaccagagaaaaaagggctggggacctggctcaatggttgagcacctgcctagcaagctccaagccctgagttcaaaccccaattcccaaaaaggaaaagagaataaatgtTACAAACACAACTGAAGCTTCTTGTATACCCTCCCATTTCATTCCTCCCCACCTCGCTAAGGAAACCACCACCTTGAAGTCCTGTGCAGTATTTTTGGGGATCCTCTATATTCCTGAAACCTTTCTCAGATGCACCAAAGGTTTGAATATATTTCTTTGTCCTCAGGAAAAAAGagacataaaataacaaaaacgCTGAAACAACAAATTTATTGTtagcaatgtttttaaaaataagtcaccACAGGATCTGCAAGCATCTTCCTGAAACAGATTAACTTCCCATTATTACATTAGTAAGACTGCACACATCCTGTGAGGGGAGAAGCTCCTCACAGACTACCTCCTGATTAATGTTGCTAATAAAGACCAGAGACCTGTCCATTGAATTTGCCTCTAATAAGGTCATTGACTTTTGATCAGATGGCTTCAGTATAACCTATTCCAACACCAGgagaggttatttatttatttatttttgcagtcctgagatttgaactcaggacctcaggcttgccaggcaggctctccTACTttctgagccactccatcagcccagatattttttttctttccttctaaatgGTTAATAGTGGACTCAAgttgtaattcagtggtagagcattgcctAGTGTGTCAGTGACCCTGAATTTGGCCTCCATCCCTGCAAAAAATGGTGCTGTTACTTTAAAATTATGGGATTTATTATGATCAATCTTCAGAATGATCATAGGAATACTTATCATAATAGCCTTATGAACATTAGATATTTTCCCTGTGTATTTGAAGCTTGGAGATCTCAATTCATTTCACTTGtataatttattatcattatttatttattttttggtggtactggggtttgaattcaggacttcatgtttgctccactacttgagccacactaccagccgTCATTTGTGTAATTTGGGATATGGGACTAATGGTGCATCTGCCTTATGCTATGGTGAGTTGTAATTTTCTAGAAAGGTATTAATCAAGTGGTAAGGTATGGTGAGCAATGTGGGATTGGAAGATTCCACCGACTGACAACAAGTCAAAGTAGCATTACCATGTATGAATTCACTGACTGATGGAGATATAGATAAGTATATGTAATAgctatctataaatatatatatatctatatataatttttttggtagtactgtggtttgaactcagggacttgtgtttgcttggcaggcgttctaccacttgagccaggtctcAGCCCTTACTAATGCCTATTTTTTATCACTTTGATGACCTATTGGATTTAGGTAACTGGTTTCACATTTAGGTCTTTTGTGGCGCATAACTCAACATGCATTGAACCCTGTTAAGTTCCAAGGGCTGTGTCTGGGTGTGGAAATGACGCAAGTGATTAAGATACAGTTCTTGGCCTCAAAACAGTTTTAATGGGGAACTTGGAGGCacatggtatttgtttttcttttgtttttaagaaaaccatttaattaagaggataaaaaataattttaggactCAGAACAGTTCCAGGGTCATTGAAAGTACTTTTGggatttgtattttttctataatgggctgggtatgtgtgtgtgtgtgggggggtgttgaaattgctaggcaggtgctcttatacTTGAACAACTCCATCTGCTCAAAAATCTGATAGGTTCCTCTGAGATTTGAATTCCCTTGATACTTTTGAGACAGGACTTCATGAtgaagcccaagctggcctggaattagagctcttcctgcctcagccgtCCATGCTGGCATAAAAGGTGTGCCCCAACATGCCTGGCTGTTGGCAAACATGTTTTTTCCAGTTCGAAGATGTGCTGACCCCATTCAgtgtttttgtaagtgctttctCTCTGACCTCGcttattctttttgtgtgtggtattggggtgtgaacacagagcctcacatttgctggacaggtgctgtactacttgagtcacactcacACTctcagtcatttttcagataggatcttgtgtggttttttattttgctttgtttgggtCTGATGTTGgatcacaattctcctacctatgccttccttgTAGCGGGGGTCATAGACTCACttcttgaaatggggtcttgcctACTTTTTGTCCAGTCTGACCTTGAacagcaattctcctgatctcagcctcctgggtagtgCGTGGTCTCATTTGTCCTGAAGATAAAGACATTCACACAACAATAAAGCATCGGTGTACACATTGGAAAACATACTGATTTCAATTATTTACTCACTGATTCATAATTACTTAGTGGCAGAACTGAAACATGAATGCAGATGTACTTCCCTATTGGATCACCACTGGACAAAATCGTACCTTGTCTCTAAATCAAAGTAAGACCCCATCCTAAAGCACTATTGCAGGAAGGGGCTCACAGTCTGCCAAAGCTCTTCATTAACTCTAGACCCCATTAGTATTTTTGTTCCAAGAAACTTGTGATGGATCTTACTTGAAATGACatgcgtcttttttttttttttggcagtattgggatttgaactccaggcttcccacttgcaaagcagagctctaccacttgagccaaacctccagtccatgaTACTTGATTTTGATACTGACCAAGGACTTACTGTCTGACTCATGTAGAGGCCGTtactggactggtggagtggctcaagtggtaggacacctgcctacaaagcctgagttcaaacaccagcaatgagaaaaagaaagaaagaaagaaagaaaaaaaaaaaaacaaaacatgcaatACTATGCTACACCTGCTGTTTTCCAAAAAGAGAGAGCTTTTTTATGTGGGGGAGAGGGGttggggtactgaggtttgaactcaggacctataccttgagccactcctgcaccattttttgtgatgggtttttgagacaggaactatttctccaggcgtgctttgaacctcgatcctcctgctctctgcctcctgagaggatACAGGTCTGAGCCTCCTGTGCccagctggagaacatcatggtaagtgaaggtagccaggttcagaaggtgaaaagcctcatgttttctctcaaatgtggaatatagacctgacACAAGTGTAGCAGTAATGAAAAGAGGATGcaccaaggggaggtcacacagcaGCCAGGGAGTATACAAGAAAGAAGCTGAGCAGAATGTGCTTGATACACTCTCTATactagaatgaatatagaatttttaaactggttgaaacaaccataagaaagggactaaaactgaaagaggaaatgaagcaaattggcctgtaatacatatatacatggaagtgcacaggaaattccctgtgtagctattttaaataagcaaaaatgtcatttctttttctttccttttgcaaaatcagaaaaaggagggaggaacaaCTCCTTTCCAGAGGCAGGGGGGCTTgaaaccagtgggagggaggaggacgtggggaaagggggtagaggTGAATATGGTCCAAATACTGTAGACATATGAACATAAATGGAACAAAgataccagttgaaactattcctcaAAGAGAAGGAGGGGGGATAAtgaagagtggtggagggggtgaactcaagtctCTTGTATTTCATGtgttataagaacctttgtaaggaCCATTAtttacccctacccagcacaacaataattttttttaaatttgaaaaataaaaaataaataccaaaaaaagcATAGTAAAACTTTTCCAGTGAAGCTATTTCTTTCTAATTGTATTCTTTCCTTCTATATGTAGTGAGTCTTATTTTATAATCCAGAGTTTTATTCTGAATTAATTAATGATCATCTTGAATGATTTCTGTGCATTTTCTTTTAGTTcaattaaaagttatttaattaAGCATAAAGCTACTTTCTCATTGGTCTACAATTACAGTGAATACATTTCTTGGCATAAAGACACAGCCTTTGGAGTTTGAAAGAGCCCCACTGCAAGATTATGtacataaaactccaattatttGCTATGTAATTCTggtttaaataatcaaattaaaataaactctctggaaataaaatgaaattaaaatgtactatttaaataaaatagagtgaaaataaaattataagattcatatttaaatcatatatttataaaatgccatCCTAAGAATTATTATTCTACTAAGATTCAATTTGAGGTAAAGTGTAATGATTAAATAACAGCAGTAATGTAAattgaaaatgagagagaattCCAAAGTCCTTTGAAAGGagagttttattttcacatttgtctACAATTAGAGTAAATGCATTTCCTGGAATAAAGACAGAACCTTTGGATTTAAAATACCCCACTGCAAGATTACATACATAAAACTCCAATTTTTTTGTACAGTGGATGAAATAATCAAATCACAATAGTTGTACTAtctagaataaatgaaaacaaaatgtatgaCATGAATAAAATCAattcatatataaattatatatatttataaaatactatcTTGTGTTATAATTCAATTAAGCTTCAATTTCACATAAAGTATAATGACCAAATAGCAGTAGtgaatttaaactgaaaataagaGAGTCAAAATACCTTAAAAAGAGACATCACTTTCACATTGGAAACACAATACAATAGAGTAAACACATTTTTTTGAATAAAGACACAGACTTTGGAGTTTAAAGAATCCCCACTGCAAGATTACATCCATAAGACTCCAATTATTATTTCTGCAATAGTGgattaaataagcaaattaaactAGTGATACTatctagaattaaatgaaaataaaatagaattgaagTAAACAGATTCAtattttttagaaagaatttaCACTATCATGACTTTATTCATACTCGTTTGCTTCAGCACATGCAAAAAGATTTTCatttaaatcataaatttataaaatagcaTCTTGACAATTATAATTCTATTAGGTTTTATTTTGaagtgaagtttaaaaaaaatttttttttgaggtaaaatgTAGTGACTAAAAGCAGTAGTAAtttaaactgaaactgagacagaagtcaaaaatattttcaaaggagatcttccctcctctctggtGTTCGATTATAGTAAATACAATACTTGGCATGAAGGCAAAGCTGCTGGGGTTTAAAATATCCCCAGTGCAAGTTACATACATCAAACTCCAGTCACTGTTTATGTAATAGTAgattaaacaataaaattaacatGTTTATACTATctagatttaaatgaaaataaaatataccacctaaataaaatagaatggaaataaaataataggatTCATAGTTAAATCATCTATACAATACTATACTGagaattataattctattaatCTTCAATTTAAGGTAAAGAATAATGAGTAAGTAATAGCAGgaatttaaattgaaaacaaGAGAGCATTCTGAAGGACTTTGGAAGAAGATCCTAATGTTGCCAGGTTTCTTCTCTTGGTTTTAGAAGTTCAGTAGCTGGATCATTTCAAGGTGGAATCGACCTGCAGAACACTCACTTCCACTTTGACAATGTGGGTACAGTGGGGGACATCCAGCTCTTGGGGGCAAGATGACTGGGGAAACCACTCAGTCAATAGACATTTCTTACTGGGAGTGGAGGATGTGCTGAGCCAGGGAAATCCCTGccgaaaaataaaaccaaggtaTTCCAGACCTTTTTCCTGGAAAGAACGCAGGAAAGGGAGGCCCTGTCTCATGAACTGGCAATATGCGTACTTTGGGAGTAAAAAAGAAGCTTGAGAAGCTCCAGCCATAGTACCtggtggaggaagaagaaaaggaggctcCCTTCTTAAGAACTGGCTCCACAGAGACTTGGTGACTACATCCCCTGATGGTAAAGATGTTGAGGAGCTCCAGCCATGGTTCCTGGTGGAGGAAGAAGAAACGGAGACCACCTTCTTAGAAACTGGTTCCACAGAGACTTTGGGAATACAGCTTCTGATGGTAAAGAAGATTGAGGAGCTCTGGCTATGGTTCCTGATGGAGCAAGAAGAGAAGGAGGCCCCCTTCTCCTGGGATGGATCTCCGGAGAATTTGGGGACACAGCCTCTGATGGCAACTTATTTTCAGGAGACCCACACGTGCTTCCTTGAGGAGTAGGAGGAATAGCATGCCCTGCACTAATAAAGTAGCTGCCTGGATCCTCTGGGAACACACTCCCGGGTGGAGAATTACCTTCAGCATCTCCATCCATATCACCTCCAAGAGGTGGAGGAATAAGACAACTTCCACTAATGAAGCAGCCACCTGGATGCTCTGGGAACACATTGCCAGGTGGGGAATTAACTTCAGGCTCTCCAGGCATATTTGAGGTTGGAGGTGGACAAATATAGGCCCCCCTCCATCAATGAAGTAGTTGACTGGATCCTCTGGGAACACACTGCCAGGTGGAGAATTAGCTTCAAGATCACCAGATATATTTTCTGGGAGAGGTGGAGGAATAGGCCCCAATCCATTAATGAAATAGCTGCCTGGATCCTCTAGGAACACATTCCCAGGTAGAGAATTATCTTGAGGATCTCCAGGCATATTCGCTGGGGGATATGGAGGAATAGGACCCTCTTCATTAGAGAAGTAGCTGCCTGGATCTTCTGGGAACACATTCCCAGGTAGAGATTTATCTTCAGGATCTCCAAACATATTTTTGTGGGGAGGTAGAGGAATAGGATGCCCTGCACTGTTGAAGTAGCCGCCTGGCTCCTCTGGGAACACATTCTCAGGTGTAGAATTATCTTCAGGATCTCCAGTTAAATGACTTGCAGAAGAAAACAACAATAAGTgggtgcattttatttttaaatttgcatgAGTTCTACTTTCTCAACatcacaaaataaacatttagggaagaaaaaggaTGATTCAGACCCCTGGACCTGTGTTGTGAATAATGTGAAATCTGACCACCCTTTCAAGAAATAGCACCTGTTGGGACTCATCTGTAATGTTCCAGGGAACTTCCAACAATTCATAGTGGTGAGCAGctaatataaaacttttttttcttcattcttgataattttttcctttatttctcaatATTTTGATTAACAATCCAAGGACATTAGTTAACAATCTAAGGACACCATCATTGttgaaaatctttattttccatGTACTCATGTTATTCATCCTTATCTTAAAATTTTCATGAGGAAAATATTGCCAGCCTTGTTTTACAGACTAGGAATCATCTTCTCAGCACCACTCTCAACCCCctcactctccctctttcttctgtgctaaaatccattgttgTCCtttccaacaactcattctgccccttctaATCCACTCTATCCCCCTGCCatcaccttcccctccccacttacccccaacctgtcaccagactacccctcctcTTACACACTCATCGCCTGCTGACCAACCTagtataccaactttacacagtCCCaaaccctgcaatccctgacagaGAACCCTCcactataacaacagaaatacactcagCACACACAAGGACCAaaaaaaccagcagcccccacactgcttcttccactcacccaccccacttctcacctcACCtgttagtgccaccctatccaacttcCCAAATTTTTATAGCTGACTTAACAAATGTtaacccccccaactcccactgcttatagatattaccaccaaggggttttctatataacatataaactactggttgggtattgaacctgtgaattagttattactaaattacacccagattagggacagaaatagcacaccaacctagctaagatcccagacagccacaaaacaaaaattaaatcaagggaaagaaaacaggtgactaaaaccaccaccTAGCCTATAAAGAACACAGTTGtccagcaccaagtggagcaatgggaagaagaaaaagggatcaaaactactctcctcaaaaaaaataatttaatacatgattcacagtgaaatgaacaaaatagataCCCTGTGGttgaccccccaaaaaaccaaagatgaccaacaccaaggaacccagcggAGCCCACAaaaacagcctcaaagaagaaatcctgcaagtaatcactgagaatttcatggagaagacagTAGACAccattaaccaaaatgtacaagatgcactcaagaaatttcaagacaagaaaaatgaagactataagaagacacaaaaagaaataaatgaactcataggagccctaaataaacacagaacactataaataaagagatatatgaattaaagatgaaaatagaaaatattaaagaggaagtgacccataatatggaaaacctcagataaaagaatcaaacaaaaacacaaaacacagtgaaagCCGACTCCAGCAGACTataacaaatggaagacagaatctcagaattcgaagataaaatagaaatgaaagataaaactgaagaattgttagtcaaacaattcagacctgagaaaggaatatacaagaactcaccgactccatcgaaagaccaaacctgagaatcatgggcattgaaggagaaaaagtccaagcaaaagggattcataatatattcaataaacagtaacagaacatttcccaaatcttgagaaagttatgctcattcaggcacaggaagcctccagggcaccaaacagacttgaccaaaatagaacctccccaagacatattatcattaaaacaacaagcacagagaatagaatagaagaatactgaaggctgcaagagagaaaaaaacaactaatatataaaggtaaacccatcaaaatcacagtggatttctcactggaaaccttcaaagctagaagggcatggagtaaggtattcctggcactgaatgaaaataacttcaaccctaggaactctacccagcaaaacagtcattcaaaatagatggagcaataaaatatcttctatgataagcaaaaactaaaacaatatatgaccaccaagccaccactataaaagattctccaaggaattctgcatacagaagatgaaagcaaacaaaaccacgagaggatgggcagtatcaaaccacaggaggagaaaacacaaggaatcagagaggagcattgattcagctgcacacaatcaaacccttaaacaacaaaaacaactgagtggcaggaatcaccacatacctatcaatactaacactgaatgccaatggacttaactcccccatcaaaagacactgtttggcaaagtgcattaaaaaggaagatccaacaatctgttgtttgcaagagacccatctcattgacagaaacaaacactggctcagggtgaaagcctggaagatttaccaagccaatggcccccgaaaacaggcaggagtagcaaaacttgtatcagacaaagtagacttcaaacttacaatgATCAAAGGAGAtagatactccatactaataaaaggggaaatacaccaaaaggaaataacaattatcaacctatatgcacctagtgtcagtgcacccaattttatcaaacatactctgaaggacctaaaaacatatataaactccaacacagtggtagtgagagaatctaatacccccctatcaccaatagataggtcatccaaacaaaaaaaaatcagtaaattctaaatcacaccatagatcaaatggacctagctgatgtcttcagaatatttcatccaacttccgcacaatgtatattcttctcagcagcccattgaactttctctaaaattgatcatatattaCGGTacgaagcaagcctcagcaaatataagaaaatacaaataatcccctgtattctatctggtcgcagtgcattaaaactagaactcaacaacaaaaacaagagcagaaaatatgcaaacaactggaagctgaacaacacactgcacaaagatcagtgggtcactgatgaaataaaagaggaaattaaaactttcctggaagttaaaagaaaaagaaaacatgacctCCCAGaatgtatgggacacagcaaaggtggtcctaacaggaaagttcatagccatgcttacctatattaaaaggacagaaggatctcaaatcaatgacctaatgctacatctcaaactcctaggagaacaagaacaagcaaatcccaaagcaaacagaaggagagaaataataaaaataagggccaaaattaatgaaatagtgatGACAAAACCacacaatcaatgaaacaaaaagctggctctttgaaaaagattgacagatccctggcaaatctgactaaaatgatcagtaaaatcagaaacacaaaaagggagataacaacaaacaccacagaagtccagggactcatcagaggatactttgagaacctatactccaataaatttgaaaatcttgaagagatggacaaatttctagacacttatgaccatccaaaattgaaccaagaggacattaatcacctgaatagatctctaacacaaaatgaaattgaagcagcaaaagaatctcccaaaaaagaaaagtccaggacctgatggattctctgctgaattctatcagacctttaaagaagaactgataccaacgctccttaaactgttccatgaaatagaaagggaaggaaaactgcctaactcattctatgaagccagtattacactcatttcaaaaccagacaaagacacttccaaaaagcagaactataggccaacctccttaatgaacatcgatgcaaaaataatcaataaaataatggcaaaccgaatccaacaacacatcagaaagatcattcactacgaccaagtcggctttatcccagtgatgcaggggtggttcaacatatgcaaatctataaatgtaatacgtcacattaatagaagcaaacttgatcatctcaatagatgcagaaaaagcctttgataagattgaataccacttcatgataaaagctctaagaaaactagaaatagaaggaatgtacctcaacattataaaggctatacatgacaaacctacaaccaacatcatacttaatggagaaaaactgaaaccatttaacaggaacaagacaagggtgcctactctccccactcctattcaacataatcctggaattcctagccagagcaataaggcaagaagaagaaataaaaggattacaaacaggtaaagaaactgtcaaagtatccctacttgtagatgacatgatcctatacctcaaagacccaaaaaactctacccaaaaactcctagacaccataaacagcttcagcaaggtggcaggatacaaaattaacttacaaaaatcattagcttttctatacaccaacaatgaaaaaaattgagaaagaatatatgaaaacaattccatttacagtagcctcaaaaaaaaaaagtcaaatacctaggagtaaacttaatgaaggatgtgaatgacctctataaggagaactacaaacctctgaagaaagagattgaggaagactacagaaggtggaaagatctcctgtccTCATGGattgaagaagtaaaaatggctatactactaaaagcaatctacatgttcaatgcaattcccatcaaaatcccaatgacattcatcacagagattgaaaaatctactctaaacttcatttggaaacacaagagaccacgaatagccaaggcaatactcagcaaaaagagcaatgctgaaggtatcacaatacccgacttcaaactatattacaaagccaaaacaataaaaacagcatggtactggcacaaacacagatatgaagaccagtggaacagaatagaggacctggatatgaatacacacagctatgccatctaatttttgacaaaggtgccaaaaacatataatggagaaaagacagcaacaaatgttgctgggaaaagtggttatctacctgcagaaaactgaaactagatccatgtctatcaccctatactagtatcaactcaaagtggatccaggaccttaatatcaaacctgaaactctgaagttagcatagggaagagcagggaatactctggaaacaataggtataggcaaggacttcctcaatagaactccagcagcccacaactaagagaaaggatgcacaaatgggactacatgaaattaaaaagcttctgcacaacaaaagaaatggtctgaacaccgaagaggccacccacagagtgggagaaagtatttgctagctagacatcaaaggactgataaccagaatatacagggagctcaaaaaactaaactcccctaaaatcaatgaaccaataaagaagtgagcaactgaactaaagagaacttttttttttttttcatttttcttttattattcatatgtgcatacaaggcttggtttatttctcccccctgcccccaccccctcccttaccacccactccaccccctcccgctccccccctcaatacccagcagaaactattttgcccttatctctaattttgttgtagagagagtataagcaataataggaaggaacaaggggttttgctggttgagataaggatagctatacagggcattgactcacattgatttcctgtgcgtgggtgttaccttctaggttaattctttttaatctaaccttttcttaaagagaactttttcaagggaagaaatccaaatggctgaaaaacacatgaaaaaatgctcaccatccctagccataaaggaaatgcaaatcaaaaccacactaagcttctacctcacccctgtgacaatagctatcatcaaaaacaccaccaccaacaaatgttggcgaggaggCAAGGAatatggaaccctcatacactgctggtaagaatgtaagctagtaaaaccactttggaaaacaatatggaggcttcttaaaaaacaaacacagatctgccaaatgatccagcaatcccactcctagagatatacccaaaggaatgtgactcaggttattccataggcacctgcacacccatgtttactgcagcactattca
Protein-coding regions in this window:
- the LOC109693952 gene encoding uncharacterized protein, whose translation is MFGDPEDKSLPGNVFPEDPGSYFSNEEGPIPPYPPANMPGDPQDNSLPGNVFLEDPGSYFINGLGPIPPPLPENISGDLEANSPPGSVFPEDPVNYFIDGGGPIFVHLQPQICLESLKLIPHLAMCSQSIQVAASLVEVVLFLHLLEVIWMEMLKVILHPGVCSQRIQAATLLVQGMLFLLLLKEARVGLLKISCHQRLCPQILRRSIPGEGGLLLFLLHQEP